In Streptomyces sp. TS71-3, the following proteins share a genomic window:
- a CDS encoding metal ABC transporter solute-binding protein, Zn/Mn family: MLSSPSRLMALTAGASLVLLAGCGSSSGSGGDDSSSPGASSSSKVPVVASTNVYGDIAGKIGGGKVDITSIIHDPDQDPHSYEADTHTQLALSKAKVVIENGGGYDDFVDKMLKSGNSSTELINVVQLSGKTAPKGGELNEHVWYDFPTVAKLADRIAGALGKADPDDAATFTKNAEAFKAKLAPLEAKEAAIKKDHAGQGVAITEPVPLYMTQASGLVNKTPADFSEAIEEGDDVSPKTLQTTLGLFSGKQVKVLAYNAQTSGPQTKKVEDAAKAAGIPVVPVTETLPTGKDYLGWMNGNVDALASALDK; encoded by the coding sequence ATGCTCTCGTCCCCATCCCGCCTCATGGCACTGACAGCCGGTGCCTCCCTGGTTCTGCTCGCAGGCTGCGGGAGTTCGTCGGGCTCCGGAGGCGACGACAGCAGCTCGCCCGGCGCATCGTCGTCCTCCAAGGTCCCGGTGGTCGCCTCCACGAACGTCTACGGCGACATCGCGGGCAAGATAGGGGGCGGGAAGGTCGACATCACGTCGATCATCCACGACCCCGACCAGGACCCGCACTCCTACGAGGCCGACACCCACACCCAGTTGGCCCTGTCCAAGGCGAAGGTCGTCATCGAGAACGGCGGCGGCTACGACGACTTCGTCGACAAGATGCTCAAGAGCGGGAACTCCTCCACCGAGTTGATCAACGTGGTCCAGCTCTCCGGCAAGACCGCGCCCAAGGGCGGGGAGCTCAACGAGCACGTCTGGTACGACTTCCCCACCGTCGCCAAGCTGGCCGACCGCATAGCCGGCGCCCTGGGCAAGGCCGACCCCGACGACGCTGCCACCTTCACGAAGAACGCCGAGGCCTTCAAGGCCAAGCTGGCGCCCCTGGAGGCCAAGGAGGCCGCCATCAAGAAGGACCACGCCGGCCAGGGCGTCGCCATCACCGAGCCCGTGCCGCTGTACATGACCCAGGCGAGCGGCCTGGTCAACAAGACCCCCGCGGACTTCAGCGAGGCCATCGAGGAGGGCGACGACGTCTCGCCGAAGACCCTCCAGACCACCCTCGGCCTGTTCAGCGGCAAGCAGGTGAAGGTGCTCGCCTACAACGCGCAGACCTCCGGGCCGCAGACCAAGAAGGTCGAGGACGCCGCCAAGGCGGCCGGCATCCCCGTCGTCCCCGTCACGGAGACCCTGCCGACCGGCAAGGACTACCTCGGCTGGATGAACGGCAACGTCGACGCCCTCGCGAGCGCACTG
- a CDS encoding TIGR03769 domain-containing protein yields MNTTLGTSRGTRARRRATLVGAVAGSSALLLTLLGAGPSQAAGSAGTIDIGHVDGLHVALNEDGDQLVLGSNVDEDEFLPGSSFEPGYYPGSEVNAATGTPQYDFTVPQANFNYEADTHPNTWVLPADEPSSFVDNPILYLGIAGTGEDLARHGTSGPDVAYGLFNSLSATDHITFNITLVSAPSGGTSQFPTPQTFDLGGSASEPIHHHFDWTFNKAGVYKFRVTASTDNAAVAASAPVTYQFTVED; encoded by the coding sequence ATGAACACCACTCTCGGTACCTCGCGTGGAACACGAGCCCGTCGGCGCGCGACGTTGGTCGGGGCGGTCGCCGGGAGCAGCGCCCTGCTGCTCACCCTCCTGGGCGCCGGCCCCTCCCAGGCGGCTGGGTCCGCCGGCACGATCGACATCGGACATGTCGACGGCCTGCACGTCGCCCTCAACGAGGACGGCGACCAGCTCGTCCTCGGGAGCAACGTGGACGAGGACGAATTCCTGCCCGGGTCCAGCTTCGAGCCCGGCTACTACCCCGGCTCGGAGGTGAACGCCGCCACCGGCACACCGCAGTACGACTTCACGGTGCCGCAGGCGAACTTCAACTACGAGGCGGACACCCACCCGAACACGTGGGTGCTGCCCGCGGACGAACCGTCGAGCTTCGTCGACAACCCGATCCTCTACCTGGGGATAGCCGGTACGGGTGAGGACCTGGCGAGACACGGTACGTCGGGCCCCGACGTCGCCTACGGCCTGTTCAACAGCCTGAGCGCCACCGACCACATCACGTTCAACATCACGCTGGTGAGCGCCCCGTCCGGGGGGACCTCTCAGTTCCCCACCCCGCAGACCTTCGACCTCGGCGGCAGCGCGAGCGAGCCGATCCACCACCACTTCGACTGGACCTTCAACAAGGCGGGCGTCTACAAGTTCCGGGTCACCGCCTCGACCGACAACGCGGCCGTGGCGGCATCGGCCCCGGTGACCTACCAGTTCACCGTCGAGGACTGA
- a CDS encoding metallophosphoesterase, translating into MPDDLRRPDRAADRLLVAGDLTSEAKPADVARVRELLDGYGRLDHDYFVTRGNHDRPHVGDAYDTCTVLPDATDHHDCRGDVFPTRRQTCSPPGVSSCTRRRSAACAWSVWTQRPWTRPAARSTPGSSTTWSTSCARTATVRRRCSATTR; encoded by the coding sequence ATGCCGGACGACCTGCGGCGGCCCGACAGGGCCGCGGACCGGCTCCTCGTCGCGGGCGACCTGACGTCCGAGGCCAAGCCCGCCGACGTGGCCCGGGTGCGTGAACTCCTCGACGGGTACGGGCGCCTCGACCACGACTACTTCGTCACCCGCGGCAACCACGACCGGCCGCACGTCGGCGACGCGTACGACACTTGCACGGTCCTGCCCGACGCCACGGACCACCACGACTGCCGGGGCGACGTGTTCCCCACCAGGCGTCAGACGTGTTCCCCACCAGGCGTCAGCAGTTGCACTCGGCGCAGATCGGCGGCCTGCGCCTGGTCGGTCTGGACACAGCGACCCTGGACACGGCCGGCGGCACGCTCGACCCCGGGCAGTTCAACGACCTGGAGCACGAGCTGCGCAAGGACCGCGACCGTCCGACGCCGCTGTTCGGCCACCACCCGGTGA